In a genomic window of Scyliorhinus torazame isolate Kashiwa2021f chromosome 5, sScyTor2.1, whole genome shotgun sequence:
- the LOC140418945 gene encoding uncharacterized protein: MEGKSIIHTAGKPYTCCVCCRGFSQSSGLTSHKCSHTEEKPWKCADCGKGFTSPSQLETHRRSHTGERPFPCSKCGKRFTQSSALSTHQQVHTGERPFTCSKCGKGFTRSSALSRHQQIHTGERPFTCSECEKGFSDSSNLQNHQRVHTGERPFTCSECGKGFAISAHLLRHQRVHTDERPFKCPDCGKRCKSSGDLMYHQRVHTDERPFRCSHCGTGFRRSCDLTVHQRIHTEERPFTCAECGKGFIRSSALSTHQRVHTGERPFTCSECGKGFTTSPNLLKHKRGHK, encoded by the coding sequence atggaaggaaaaagcatcattcacactgcggggaaaccgtacacgtgttgtgtgtgttgtcgaggattcagtcaatcatcaggcctcacaagccacaaatgcagtcacactgaggagaaaccgtggaaatgtgcggactgtgggaaaggattcacttccccatcccagctggaaactcatcgacgcagtcacactggggagagaccattcccctgctccaaatgtgggaagagattcactcagtcatccgctctgtccacacaccagcaagttcacactggggagagaccattcacctgctccaagtgtgggaagggattcactcggtcatccgctctgtccagacaccagcaaattcacactggggagagaccattcacctgctcagagtgtgagaagggattcagtgattcatccaacctgcagaatcaccagcgagttcacactggggagaggccgttcacctgctcagagtgtgggaagggatttgctatttcagcccacttgctgagacaccagcgagttcacactgatgagagaccgtttaaatgtccagactgcgggaagcgctgtaaaagttctggggatctaatgtaccatcaacgtgttcacactgacgagagaccgttcaggtgctctcactgcgggactgggttcagacgatcatgtgacctcactgtacatcagcgaattcacactgaggagaggccattcacctgcgccgagtgtgggaagggattcattcggtcatccgctctgtccacacaccagcgagttcacacaggggagagaccattcacctgctccgagtgtgggaagggattcactacttcacccaacctgctgaaacacaaacgaggccacaagtaa